Proteins from a genomic interval of Nodularia sp. LEGE 06071:
- a CDS encoding sigma-70 family RNA polymerase sigma factor, whose product MQPRQSIMEIFATFVQFDGDSFSRWATESRLRRSIQSCLQTTPKDTTENFWVLYWYKFWQVPETELLAQQHLTAYLQEACYWTSQKTATHFVSTQYKLSDCFQIAIAQVDKVLQGFNPSYSSSLKSYASIVFGSAIRETLRQLREVDICTDWGLLRKISQKLLDESLQNAGLSPETINAYIWAWQCFKNLYIPQKSANSRQLSPPDPEIWHAIATAYNTQNTQQVNPQTLEKWLLNAAKAVRKYLYPTPDSLNICKGGENSGELLDYLTGREQESLIDEIVAQEEAQTRTSVQVEVKQVLADAIAQLEPQVQQILHLYYSQQLNQDAIAKQLGIKQYTVSRRLTKTKEILLRCLANWSQDILHISVNTDLLTSMSAVIEEWLHNYYRVSPD is encoded by the coding sequence ATGCAACCTCGACAAAGCATTATGGAAATTTTTGCAACTTTCGTGCAGTTTGATGGAGATAGCTTCAGTCGTTGGGCGACGGAATCACGATTGCGTCGCAGCATCCAAAGTTGTCTTCAAACAACACCAAAAGATACAACGGAAAATTTTTGGGTACTATATTGGTATAAGTTTTGGCAAGTTCCTGAAACTGAACTTTTGGCACAGCAACATCTCACGGCTTACTTACAAGAAGCTTGCTATTGGACTTCTCAAAAAACTGCGACTCATTTTGTCAGTACTCAGTACAAACTTTCCGATTGCTTTCAAATTGCGATCGCCCAAGTGGATAAAGTTCTTCAAGGTTTTAATCCCAGCTACAGCAGTTCTTTGAAAAGCTACGCCAGTATTGTGTTTGGGAGTGCTATCCGCGAAACTTTGCGCCAACTCCGCGAAGTTGATATTTGTACAGATTGGGGTTTGTTGCGGAAAATCTCGCAAAAGCTTTTGGATGAGTCGCTGCAAAATGCAGGTTTATCCCCAGAAACTATTAATGCTTATATTTGGGCTTGGCAATGTTTTAAAAATCTCTATATTCCTCAGAAATCCGCTAACTCTCGCCAACTTTCTCCACCTGATCCTGAAATTTGGCACGCGATCGCCACAGCTTACAATACACAAAATACTCAGCAAGTCAATCCCCAAACTTTAGAAAAGTGGCTACTAAATGCGGCGAAAGCTGTCAGAAAATATCTTTATCCCACACCGGATTCGCTGAATATCTGCAAAGGTGGTGAAAATTCCGGAGAACTACTCGATTATCTCACAGGGAGAGAGCAAGAATCTTTAATCGATGAAATTGTCGCCCAAGAAGAAGCCCAAACCCGCACCTCTGTGCAAGTTGAGGTTAAGCAAGTTTTAGCAGATGCGATCGCCCAACTCGAACCCCAAGTCCAACAGATTTTGCATCTATACTATAGTCAACAGCTAAATCAAGATGCAATTGCCAAACAATTAGGAATCAAGCAATATACAGTTTCGCGACGACTGACAAAAACTAAGGAAATATTGCTGCGGTGTTTGGCGAATTGGAGTCAAGATATTTTGCATATTTCTGTAAACACAGACCTACTGACAAGTATGAGTGCTGTGATTGAGGAATGGTTGCACAATTACTACCGTGTATCTCCTGATTAA
- a CDS encoding PEP-CTERM sorting domain-containing protein (PEP-CTERM proteins occur, often in large numbers, in the proteomes of bacteria that also encode an exosortase, a predicted intramembrane cysteine proteinase. The presence of a PEP-CTERM domain at a protein's C-terminus predicts cleavage within the sorting domain, followed by covalent anchoring to some some component of the (usually Gram-negative) cell surface. Many PEP-CTERM proteins exhibit an unusual sequence composition that includes large numbers of potential glycosylation sites. Expression of one such protein has been shown restore the ability of a bacterium to form floc, a type of biofilm.) — protein MIIPTIDMYQNIKAGSKTFLTTLAISVACSGIAQARTITEISPPTGAGQGDLFCPQVQTPVDTTFVNNDNSVTASPNQILDFPGLSCSPLTFQAIAPIDTQLFVAPSGGTTEYFVTETVVNNTSSIWNGFNFKIGFGVNDEFAPPELILVPFGFAIPEFDFNGLGASPQPTSSQFAQLLQDGSYNLQWSGGLVAPGESVDFTFSVDVPDDLETNNFYDSFTIRQTPITTTVPEPTSISGLLALLGLVGSSFTVKYKRT, from the coding sequence ATGATTATCCCAACAATTGATATGTATCAAAACATCAAAGCAGGCAGTAAAACTTTTCTAACTACCTTGGCAATTTCTGTAGCCTGTAGTGGAATTGCACAAGCACGTACTATTACTGAGATAAGTCCACCCACAGGCGCTGGTCAAGGTGATTTATTTTGTCCACAAGTTCAAACTCCTGTGGATACAACCTTTGTGAATAACGACAACAGCGTCACCGCCAGTCCAAATCAAATTCTGGATTTTCCGGGTTTATCTTGTAGTCCTCTGACTTTTCAAGCTATAGCGCCAATAGATACTCAATTGTTTGTCGCTCCGTCAGGAGGAACAACAGAATATTTTGTCACCGAAACAGTTGTGAATAACACTAGTTCAATCTGGAACGGCTTTAACTTTAAGATCGGGTTTGGGGTTAATGATGAGTTTGCACCGCCTGAGTTAATTCTTGTTCCTTTTGGTTTTGCAATTCCAGAGTTTGATTTTAACGGTTTGGGTGCTTCTCCACAGCCAACCTCATCGCAATTCGCGCAACTTCTTCAAGACGGCTCTTATAATCTGCAATGGTCTGGGGGGCTTGTCGCTCCTGGTGAATCCGTCGATTTCACATTTTCTGTTGATGTTCCCGATGATCTAGAAACAAACAATTTCTATGATTCTTTTACAATTCGTCAAACTCCGATCACCACAACAGTTCCTGAACCTACTTCCATTAGTGGTCTTTTAGCTTTATTAGGCTTAGTAGGCTCAAGTTTCACTGTTAAATATAAACGGACTTAA
- a CDS encoding FAD-dependent oxidoreductase: MSLLFNSPESSTISRRTLLKLFGVGAIVGGTGYSRFSKPKPTVYQKDTLNLPQILNQNKSVVVVGAGLAGLACAYELSQRGFAVTLLEKAPQLGGKIASWPIEAAGETFMMEHGFHGFFPQYYNLKSIVSELEITNNFQSLNFYSLVYRDLKYKPEVFRPSSSAFPWNIIDLAIASPNRLRWGINLTKFKHLQVFQAITGFEREKNYRRFDSLSVADWVKTEFPQGLYDLYFLPFAKSSLNAPDQMSVGELMQFFHFYFFGNPEGLAFNGTVDDMGTSLVQPIAQFIQSNGGQILTGATVSEIPAVDGKIDSLKYYLGSNSSNVPFWVKRNSVITDDQVEYFGAADAVFALSSASKSAISLTCTHQGCTVKPAADGNFHCPCHGAVFAADGKVIKGPAERDLPKFEIVQRQDDQLQLVAANNQSAPPQTITADYYVFATDVPGVQQIFKRFTGDVDAKVRSQVEKLSIADPFAVCRFWFDQDFQWEQSNFTSLSGYELTDSITLYHRIQQQFIDWSQRTGGSVVELHAYCYKEQEFPTQEALLTTFEQELYEIVPELKQATMLHREIVNQRNFSGYPPQSYAERPESSSGIANLMFAGDWVKMPFPCGLMERAVSSGLLAANEILYREGLQRRSLLTVNPEGMLQI, from the coding sequence ATGAGTTTACTATTTAATTCACCAGAATCATCTACTATATCCCGGCGGACACTACTGAAATTATTTGGTGTTGGTGCAATTGTAGGAGGAACAGGATACTCCCGGTTTAGTAAGCCTAAGCCCACAGTTTATCAAAAAGATACTCTGAATTTACCGCAAATTTTAAATCAAAATAAAAGTGTTGTGGTGGTTGGGGCTGGTTTAGCAGGTTTAGCTTGTGCTTATGAATTGAGTCAGAGGGGGTTTGCTGTCACACTTTTAGAAAAAGCCCCCCAACTCGGTGGCAAAATTGCCAGTTGGCCGATTGAAGCTGCGGGGGAAACTTTCATGATGGAACATGGTTTTCATGGATTTTTCCCTCAATACTATAATCTCAAAAGTATAGTTTCGGAACTGGAGATCACTAATAATTTTCAATCATTAAACTTTTATTCTCTGGTTTACCGCGATTTGAAATACAAACCAGAGGTATTTCGCCCCAGTAGTTCGGCTTTTCCGTGGAATATTATAGATTTAGCGATCGCATCCCCAAATCGTTTACGCTGGGGAATTAATTTGACGAAGTTCAAACATTTACAAGTTTTTCAGGCCATTACTGGTTTTGAACGCGAAAAAAACTATCGCCGCTTTGATAGTCTCTCTGTGGCTGACTGGGTGAAAACCGAATTTCCCCAGGGTTTATACGACTTGTATTTTCTCCCCTTTGCCAAATCTAGCTTGAATGCACCAGATCAGATGAGTGTGGGGGAACTCATGCAGTTTTTCCATTTTTACTTTTTTGGTAACCCAGAAGGATTAGCTTTCAATGGCACTGTAGATGATATGGGTACTAGTTTAGTACAACCGATTGCTCAGTTTATTCAAAGTAACGGCGGTCAAATTCTGACTGGGGCGACTGTCAGTGAGATTCCGGCTGTAGATGGTAAGATTGATAGCCTCAAATATTATCTTGGTAGTAATAGCAGTAATGTGCCTTTCTGGGTAAAGCGCAATTCAGTGATTACTGATGATCAGGTAGAATATTTTGGTGCGGCTGATGCTGTATTTGCCTTGTCATCTGCTAGTAAATCAGCTATTTCTTTGACTTGCACTCATCAAGGATGTACTGTTAAGCCAGCCGCAGATGGTAATTTTCATTGTCCTTGTCATGGGGCAGTTTTTGCGGCTGATGGTAAAGTTATCAAAGGGCCAGCCGAAAGAGATTTACCCAAGTTTGAAATCGTCCAACGACAAGATGATCAGTTGCAATTGGTAGCAGCAAATAATCAATCAGCACCACCGCAGACAATCACCGCAGATTATTATGTTTTTGCGACGGATGTTCCTGGTGTGCAACAAATATTTAAGCGCTTCACTGGGGATGTAGATGCCAAAGTGCGATCGCAAGTGGAAAAATTAAGTATCGCTGATCCTTTCGCTGTATGTCGTTTCTGGTTTGACCAGGATTTTCAGTGGGAACAAAGTAATTTTACTTCTTTATCTGGCTATGAATTAACAGACAGCATCACTCTTTATCATCGCATACAACAACAATTTATTGATTGGTCGCAACGCACAGGCGGGAGTGTGGTGGAATTACACGCCTATTGTTATAAAGAACAGGAATTTCCCACTCAAGAGGCTTTATTAACAACTTTTGAACAAGAACTCTATGAAATTGTGCCTGAGTTAAAACAAGCTACAATGCTGCATCGGGAAATCGTCAATCAACGTAATTTTTCGGGATATCCACCCCAGAGTTATGCAGAACGTCCAGAATCTAGTTCTGGTATTGCTAATTTAATGTTTGCTGGGGATTGGGTGAAAATGCCTTTTCCTTGTGGCTTAATGGAACGGGCTGTCAGTAGTGGTTTATTAGCAGCCAATGAAATTTTATATCGTGAGGGTTTACAAAGGCGATCGCTTTTAACTGTCAATCCAGAGGGGATGTTACAAATCTAA
- a CDS encoding ABC transporter permease, whose translation MKYWRETTAVTQRILIELLRRRRSLIFWSIFPISVLILSGFILAERAELPLAEAFAYAAPSTLVGAALFFSCLGGSVATVVAEREQQTLKRLFISPLSGTSYFLGIFLAHSCIGLGQTLLVYTIAAFWGATFNGSILLGLTIIVMSIVAYVGLGFILGTQLARRIEDVNALVAAFGVPLLILGGAFLPASLFPQSLINIARYNPIYHMNEALVGVSSQGADLSKIQSHFSFLLVFALVMVIGGWLSYRRMLVVERRL comes from the coding sequence ATGAAGTATTGGCGTGAAACCACCGCTGTCACTCAGCGCATCTTAATTGAACTGTTGCGCCGCAGACGCAGCCTGATTTTTTGGAGTATTTTCCCCATTTCCGTGTTAATCCTCAGTGGATTCATTTTAGCAGAACGGGCAGAATTACCACTGGCTGAAGCTTTCGCCTATGCAGCACCCTCTACTCTGGTCGGTGCGGCCTTATTTTTTAGCTGTTTGGGTGGTAGTGTAGCCACTGTAGTTGCTGAAAGAGAACAGCAAACCCTCAAACGCTTGTTTATTTCGCCCTTAAGTGGGACATCTTATTTTTTAGGAATTTTTCTCGCTCACAGCTGCATTGGTCTAGGACAGACACTTTTGGTTTATACTATTGCTGCCTTTTGGGGTGCGACCTTCAATGGTTCTATACTTTTAGGACTGACAATTATTGTCATGAGTATCGTGGCTTATGTTGGTTTAGGCTTTATTTTAGGGACTCAATTAGCGCGGCGGATTGAAGATGTTAATGCTTTAGTCGCTGCTTTTGGAGTTCCTTTGTTAATTCTCGGCGGAGCATTTTTACCCGCTTCACTTTTTCCCCAAAGCCTGATTAATATTGCTCGATATAATCCTATTTATCATATGAATGAAGCTTTAGTAGGAGTTTCATCTCAGGGGGCTGACCTTAGTAAAATTCAATCACATTTTTCGTTTTTATTAGTGTTTGCTTTGGTGATGGTTATCGGTGGCTGGTTATCTTATCGGCGAATGTTAGTAGTAGAAAGAAGACTTTGA
- a CDS encoding ABC transporter ATP-binding protein has product MLKITNLNKSYGSIKVLQDLTLHIKSGQIYGLLGANGAGKTTTINIICNLLKADSGNITINDQSVSEATKKIIGIAPQENLLYQTLSCEENLNFFANIYGLNRETRQKQVQKTLASVNLLDRAKSPVETLSGGMRRRLNIAVALVHQPQLVILDEPTTGLDIEARYEVWELIRQLKTQGVTILLTTHLLDEAERLCDRIGILKNGQILVEGSLTELRKLIPASEVLVVQTSQKEQAIARAQEYDFTHKDYGNQLAFWLPEPLELKEIIARFEGIEFESISRLPVGLEHIYLEVTQGS; this is encoded by the coding sequence ATGCTAAAAATCACCAATTTAAATAAATCCTATGGTTCAATAAAAGTTCTGCAAGATTTGACACTACACATCAAGTCTGGGCAAATTTACGGCTTACTAGGTGCAAATGGAGCCGGAAAAACCACAACAATTAATATTATTTGTAATTTACTCAAGGCTGATAGTGGCAATATTACTATAAATGATCAATCAGTTTCTGAAGCCACTAAAAAAATCATTGGGATTGCACCCCAAGAAAATTTACTTTATCAAACTTTATCTTGTGAGGAAAATCTCAATTTTTTTGCAAATATTTACGGTTTAAATCGGGAAACACGGCAAAAACAAGTACAGAAAACTCTTGCATCTGTCAATTTATTAGATAGAGCCAAAAGTCCTGTAGAAACTCTCAGTGGGGGAATGCGGCGACGGTTGAATATTGCAGTGGCTTTGGTACATCAGCCGCAGTTAGTTATTCTCGATGAACCAACGACAGGCTTAGATATTGAAGCCAGATATGAAGTTTGGGAATTGATTCGGCAACTAAAAACTCAGGGGGTGACTATTTTATTGACCACGCATTTATTGGATGAAGCGGAGCGACTTTGTGACAGAATTGGCATTCTCAAAAATGGTCAAATTTTAGTTGAAGGGAGTTTAACTGAGTTAAGAAAGTTGATTCCAGCTTCTGAAGTTTTAGTAGTACAAACTTCTCAAAAAGAGCAAGCGATCGCTCGCGCTCAAGAATATGATTTTACACATAAAGATTATGGTAATCAGTTAGCTTTTTGGTTGCCAGAACCTTTAGAATTAAAGGAAATTATCGCCCGATTTGAGGGGATAGAATTTGAGTCAATTTCCCGGCTACCTGTGGGATTAGAACATATCTATTTAGAAGTGACACAAGGAAGTTAG
- a CDS encoding DUF2834 domain-containing protein, which translates to MENITYVQPASGKFFTTKSLYLLLAIIGAIAPWFFLVKYFSQNDFSVSSFFENAFANYVSLDLAVDLLISAITLWCFSFVELKRIGLSQTWLIFYILVTLCIGVSCALPLFLYFREQALEIPKVDK; encoded by the coding sequence ATGGAAAATATAACCTACGTTCAACCTGCATCCGGAAAATTTTTTACAACAAAATCACTTTATCTTCTGCTGGCGATTATTGGTGCTATCGCTCCTTGGTTTTTTCTGGTCAAATATTTTAGCCAGAATGATTTTTCTGTAAGTTCATTTTTTGAAAATGCATTTGCTAATTATGTTAGTTTAGATTTGGCAGTAGATTTACTCATTTCCGCCATTACTTTATGGTGTTTCTCATTTGTGGAACTCAAGCGAATTGGCCTTTCTCAGACTTGGCTAATTTTTTATATTTTGGTTACCTTGTGTATCGGGGTATCTTGTGCATTGCCTTTATTTTTGTACTTTCGTGAACAAGCTTTAGAAATACCGAAAGTTGATAAATAG
- a CDS encoding helix-turn-helix domain-containing protein produces the protein MAVISTSRPFLPHRDLSFGKLLKYWRNQRGFSQLNLALASDVSQRHISFLESSRANPSREMVLQLAAVLNVSLRDQNVMLTAAGFDPIYSEGDLLSPELEPIRQAIGFILKQQEPYPALVMDRYWNLIENNTSSQRLINWLINIEELQHKFYIDGKINLMRLMLHPQGLKPFIANWEEIAGHLMQRVYREAITAGDSNQYMTLFQEIQTYPDVIQIWQKPYPYPWQIPLLTLQFIKDELSLSFFSTITTLGTPHDILLQELRIESLFPADKMTEVNLRKLEIASKL, from the coding sequence ATGGCTGTAATTTCGACCTCAAGACCATTTCTTCCCCACAGAGACTTATCCTTTGGGAAATTACTAAAATACTGGCGGAATCAACGCGGTTTCAGTCAACTAAATCTAGCTTTAGCCAGCGATGTTTCTCAGCGTCACATCAGCTTTTTAGAATCAAGTCGGGCGAATCCTAGTCGGGAGATGGTACTACAACTTGCGGCTGTGCTGAATGTTTCCTTGCGTGACCAAAATGTGATGCTGACTGCTGCTGGCTTTGACCCGATTTATTCGGAAGGTGATTTATTATCTCCAGAACTGGAACCTATTCGCCAAGCTATAGGATTTATTTTAAAGCAGCAAGAACCCTATCCAGCTTTAGTTATGGATCGTTATTGGAATTTGATTGAAAATAATACCAGTTCACAGCGTCTAATCAACTGGTTAATTAATATCGAGGAACTGCAACATAAATTTTATATTGACGGCAAAATTAACTTGATGCGCTTGATGTTGCATCCACAAGGCTTAAAACCATTCATTGCTAATTGGGAAGAAATTGCTGGTCACTTAATGCAACGGGTGTATCGAGAAGCAATTACCGCAGGTGACAGCAACCAATATATGACCCTTTTTCAGGAAATACAAACCTATCCAGATGTGATCCAGATATGGCAAAAACCCTATCCCTATCCTTGGCAAATACCACTACTGACTTTGCAGTTTATCAAAGATGAATTAAGTCTTAGCTTCTTTTCCACAATTACAACCCTTGGTACTCCTCATGACATCCTGTTGCAGGAACTCCGGATTGAAAGCCTGTTTCCCGCAGACAAGATGACAGAAGTTAATTTGAGAAAACTAGAAATAGCATCTAAATTATAA
- a CDS encoding MBL fold metallo-hydrolase: MKSLHRPDLYGWSTFNPARNIDFNGIAWVRPDGNVLVDPVALSNHDWNHLKSLGGVVWIVLTNSEHVRSAKEIADQTYAKIAGPVGEKDYFPIRCDRWLADGDEVVPGLQVLELQGSKTPGELALLLEETTLITGDLVRARKAGSLTILPDEKLLNRKAAVASVQRLAALPHVEAVLVGDGWPVFRDGRDRLQELLETL; encoded by the coding sequence ATGAAATCTCTACACCGTCCCGATCTATATGGCTGGTCTACTTTCAATCCTGCAAGAAATATCGATTTCAATGGGATTGCTTGGGTTCGCCCAGATGGTAATGTCTTGGTTGACCCTGTAGCTTTATCAAATCATGATTGGAATCACCTGAAATCCCTCGGTGGTGTGGTTTGGATTGTGCTGACAAATTCTGAACACGTCAGGTCTGCGAAGGAAATTGCTGATCAAACTTATGCGAAGATTGCTGGCCCTGTGGGGGAGAAGGATTATTTTCCTATCCGTTGCGATCGCTGGTTGGCTGATGGTGATGAGGTGGTTCCAGGTTTACAGGTGTTGGAACTTCAAGGTTCTAAGACTCCGGGTGAGTTGGCTTTGTTACTAGAGGAAACAACTTTGATCACAGGGGACTTGGTACGCGCCCGCAAGGCTGGTAGTTTAACAATTTTGCCTGATGAGAAGTTGCTGAATCGTAAGGCGGCTGTGGCTTCTGTACAACGGCTAGCAGCACTTCCTCACGTAGAAGCAGTACTGGTGGGTGATGGTTGGCCTGTGTTTCGGGATGGACGCGATCGCTTGCAGGAACTTTTAGAGACTTTATAA
- a CDS encoding cystathionine beta-synthase — protein sequence MRFVPLSKNLISPHPPEPIMATYENILQTIGKTPLVKLNTIPQNINSSIYTKVEYLNPGGSNKDRIALTMIEAAEKAGHLQPGGTIIEATAGNTGVGLALIAAVKKYRCIFVMPDKMSQDKINLLKAYGAEVVVTPTSVAPDSPESYNGVAERLAKEIPGAYRPNQFANLHNPLTHYLTTGPEIWADSQGKVEVFVSGMGTGGTISGVAKYLKEQNPNIIIVGADPEGSILSGDTPKSYKVEGIGEDFIPKTFNRQLVDEMIRISDKESFNMARRLAREEGLLVGGSCGTAVAAALKYAARLSEPKYIVVLLPDTGRNYINKIYSDAWMQENGFWEGKTVKTTKVGEILDQKTDFPSLVAVGSHDTLDNAVNLLQKLNISQLPVIDHSHVVGSVNEASLMKFLHDGINFSNQEVVAVMGKPLPTLDAEVDISEAYRVLLSGTTAIIITRNHTPAGLITRADLIRYWISENQD from the coding sequence ATGCGGTTCGTTCCTCTTTCCAAAAATTTAATTTCCCCACACCCCCCTGAACCGATCATGGCCACCTACGAAAACATCTTACAAACAATAGGCAAAACCCCATTAGTCAAACTCAACACCATACCCCAAAACATTAACTCCTCCATCTACACCAAAGTAGAATATCTCAACCCTGGAGGTAGCAACAAAGATAGAATCGCCCTCACCATGATTGAAGCCGCAGAAAAAGCCGGTCACCTCCAACCAGGTGGAACGATCATCGAAGCCACCGCCGGAAACACAGGCGTAGGACTAGCATTAATCGCCGCCGTCAAAAAATATCGGTGTATCTTCGTCATGCCTGATAAAATGAGCCAAGATAAAATCAACCTCCTCAAAGCTTACGGCGCAGAAGTCGTAGTCACCCCCACATCCGTAGCACCAGACTCACCCGAAAGTTATAACGGCGTAGCCGAAAGACTAGCCAAAGAAATCCCAGGCGCATACCGACCAAATCAATTTGCCAATCTCCATAATCCCCTCACCCATTACTTAACCACAGGCCCAGAAATTTGGGCAGATAGCCAAGGTAAAGTCGAAGTTTTCGTTTCTGGAATGGGGACAGGTGGGACAATTTCCGGAGTAGCCAAATATCTCAAAGAGCAAAACCCCAATATCATAATTGTCGGTGCAGATCCAGAAGGTTCTATACTTTCAGGCGACACCCCCAAATCATACAAAGTTGAAGGCATTGGTGAAGACTTTATTCCCAAAACATTTAATCGCCAATTAGTCGATGAAATGATTCGTATTAGCGATAAAGAATCCTTTAATATGGCGCGCCGTTTAGCACGAGAAGAAGGCTTACTAGTGGGAGGTTCCTGTGGTACAGCCGTAGCCGCCGCCCTCAAATATGCAGCGCGATTATCCGAACCAAAGTATATTGTCGTGTTACTACCAGATACAGGTAGAAACTATATTAATAAAATCTATTCTGATGCTTGGATGCAAGAAAATGGTTTTTGGGAAGGTAAAACTGTAAAAACTACCAAAGTGGGGGAGATTTTAGACCAGAAAACTGATTTTCCTTCTCTGGTTGCTGTTGGTTCTCATGATACTTTAGATAACGCTGTTAACTTGCTGCAAAAACTGAATATTTCCCAGTTACCTGTAATTGATCATAGTCATGTAGTTGGTAGTGTCAATGAAGCTTCGTTAATGAAATTTCTCCATGATGGAATTAATTTTTCTAACCAGGAAGTTGTAGCTGTGATGGGTAAACCTTTACCAACTCTGGATGCAGAAGTTGATATTTCTGAAGCTTATCGAGTGCTGTTATCTGGAACCACAGCAATTATTATTACACGAAATCATACTCCCGCCGGATTAATTACCAGAGCCGATTTAATTAGATATTGGATTAGTGAAAATCAGGATTAA
- a CDS encoding cystathionine gamma-synthase, with product MEFETRAIHEGQESDPQTGAVIVPIYLTSTYEQEAIGQHKGYEYSRTGNPTRAALEESLASIENGKFGLAFASGLAATTTVLSLLKSGDRIIAGDDLYGGTYRLLEQVVKNWGVTTTYVDIDQIEDLENSIEPNTKLIWIETPTNPLLKIIDIAALAKTARKHNIILVVDNTFASPYFQTPLDLGADIVVHSTTKYLGGHSDIIGGAVVTSNEELYSQLKFYQNAIGAIPSPFDSWLVLRGIKTLAVRMREHEKNALFLAKFLEKHPKVERIYYPGLPSHPQYQLVKQQMSGFGGMISLELTGGIAEVEKFVALLKLFLLAESLGGVESLLCYPAKMTHGSLPEAERQKRGIKDNLVRLSVGIENKLDLQADLEGALA from the coding sequence ATGGAATTTGAAACGAGAGCAATTCATGAAGGACAGGAATCAGACCCCCAAACTGGTGCAGTGATTGTACCGATTTATTTGACTTCTACCTATGAACAAGAAGCCATCGGACAGCATAAAGGATATGAATATTCGCGCACTGGTAATCCTACCCGCGCAGCTTTAGAAGAATCTTTAGCCTCGATTGAAAATGGTAAATTTGGTTTAGCTTTTGCTTCTGGATTGGCTGCAACTACCACTGTGTTAAGTCTCCTGAAAAGTGGCGATCGCATTATCGCAGGGGATGATTTATATGGTGGCACATATCGTTTACTAGAGCAAGTGGTGAAAAATTGGGGCGTAACCACCACCTATGTAGATATTGATCAGATTGAAGACTTAGAAAACTCTATTGAACCCAATACCAAACTCATATGGATTGAAACTCCCACCAACCCGTTATTAAAAATTATTGATATCGCCGCACTGGCAAAAACTGCCCGTAAACATAACATTATCCTGGTAGTTGATAATACCTTTGCTAGTCCTTATTTTCAAACACCTTTAGATTTAGGTGCAGACATTGTGGTTCATAGTACCACCAAATATTTAGGCGGACACAGCGATATTATTGGTGGTGCAGTTGTGACATCTAATGAGGAATTATACAGCCAATTAAAGTTTTATCAAAATGCCATTGGAGCGATTCCTAGCCCATTTGATAGCTGGTTAGTGCTGCGAGGAATTAAAACTCTGGCTGTACGAATGCGAGAACATGAAAAAAATGCTTTATTCTTAGCTAAATTTTTAGAAAAGCATCCCAAAGTTGAGCGAATTTACTATCCAGGCTTACCCAGTCACCCACAATATCAACTAGTAAAACAACAAATGTCCGGCTTTGGGGGGATGATTAGTTTGGAATTAACAGGTGGTATAGCTGAGGTGGAAAAGTTTGTGGCTCTACTCAAGTTATTTTTACTAGCAGAGAGTTTAGGCGGTGTGGAATCACTGCTTTGCTATCCCGCCAAAATGACCCATGGTTCGCTACCAGAAGCTGAAAGACAAAAACGGGGAATTAAGGATAATTTAGTCCGTCTTTCTGTCGGTATTGAGAATAAATTAGATTTGCAAGCTGATTTAGAAGGCGCTTTAGCTTAA